The Methylomonas montana genome has a window encoding:
- a CDS encoding DUF971 domain-containing protein: MRVNITPTHRVPTEIKLHKVSAILEIHFDDESIYELPSEYLRVFTQSAEAVGHGPGQETLQIGKEDVTITDVQPVGNYAIKLVFSDGHDTGIYSWDLLYKLGADFPLLWSNYLEELKAAGIARRSPLHN; encoded by the coding sequence ATGAGAGTCAACATCACCCCCACTCATCGAGTCCCGACCGAAATCAAGCTGCACAAGGTATCGGCGATATTGGAAATCCATTTCGACGACGAGAGCATTTACGAGCTACCCAGCGAATATCTGCGGGTATTTACTCAGTCGGCGGAAGCGGTCGGCCACGGCCCCGGCCAGGAAACCCTGCAAATCGGCAAGGAAGATGTGACGATTACCGACGTCCAGCCGGTGGGCAATTACGCCATCAAACTGGTGTTCAGCGACGGTCACGACACCGGCATTTACAGCTGGGACTTGCTGTACAAACTGGGTGCGGATTTCCCGCTGCTGTGGTCGAATTACCTCGAAGAACTGAAAGCCGCCGGCATCGCGCGCCGCTCGCCCTTACACAATTAA
- the ubiE gene encoding bifunctional demethylmenaquinone methyltransferase/2-methoxy-6-polyprenyl-1,4-benzoquinol methylase UbiE: MTNDNTTHFGFKQVPKQEKVALVRGVFDSVASQYDIMNDLMSLGIHRIWKRVAVQLANVREGDSVLDLAGGTGDLTMLYEKRVGKTGQVVLADINAAMLRTGRDRLIDHGLSGNIRYAQVNAECLPFADNTFDCVTIGFGLRNVTDKDAALRSMYRVLKPGGRVIVLEFSHPTDPITEKVYDFYSFNLLPKIGAIVAKDEDSYRYLAESIRMHPKQDELKQMMENAGLERCEYFNMTQGIVAVHRGYKF, from the coding sequence ATGACAAACGACAATACCACCCATTTCGGCTTCAAACAGGTTCCCAAACAAGAAAAGGTCGCGCTGGTACGCGGCGTGTTCGACTCGGTTGCCAGCCAATACGACATCATGAACGACTTGATGTCGCTCGGCATCCACCGAATCTGGAAACGGGTGGCCGTGCAATTGGCCAACGTCCGTGAAGGCGATAGCGTATTGGACCTGGCCGGCGGCACTGGCGATTTGACCATGCTTTACGAAAAACGCGTCGGCAAGACCGGCCAAGTGGTACTGGCCGACATCAACGCCGCCATGCTGCGCACCGGCCGCGACCGTCTGATCGATCACGGCTTGAGCGGCAATATCCGCTACGCCCAGGTCAATGCCGAATGCCTGCCGTTCGCCGATAACACTTTCGATTGCGTAACGATAGGCTTTGGTCTGCGCAACGTCACCGACAAGGACGCGGCCTTGCGCTCCATGTACCGGGTATTGAAACCCGGCGGCCGGGTCATCGTGCTGGAATTTTCCCACCCGACCGATCCGATCACCGAAAAAGTCTACGACTTTTACTCGTTCAATCTGCTGCCCAAAATCGGCGCCATCGTCGCCAAGGACGAAGACAGCTACCGCTATCTGGCCGAATCGATCCGCATGCATCCCAAGCAGGATGAACTGAAACAAATGATGGAAAATGCCGGTCTGGAACGTTGCGAGTATTTCAACATGACCCAAGGCATCGTTGCCGTGCACCGAGGTTATAAATTTTAA
- a CDS encoding nucleoside deaminase: MHRGFLNRAIELACANVETGGGPFGAIIVKDGEIVASSGNRVTSDLDPTAHAEVAAIRLACRKLGDFQLSDCTLYSSCEPCPMCLGAIYWARLQAVYYACNRFDAADAGFDDSFIYTEIDKPAEQRRIAMRHLAMDTANRPFELWQTKADKIRY; this comes from the coding sequence GTGCATCGAGGCTTTCTGAATCGCGCCATCGAACTGGCCTGCGCCAACGTCGAAACCGGCGGCGGCCCGTTCGGGGCGATTATCGTCAAAGACGGCGAAATCGTTGCCAGCAGCGGCAATCGGGTCACGTCCGACCTCGACCCTACCGCGCACGCCGAAGTCGCCGCAATTCGGCTGGCCTGCCGCAAACTGGGCGATTTTCAATTAAGCGATTGCACGCTCTACAGCAGTTGCGAACCTTGCCCGATGTGCCTGGGCGCCATCTATTGGGCAAGATTGCAAGCCGTGTACTACGCCTGCAACCGTTTCGACGCGGCTGACGCCGGTTTCGACGACAGTTTTATTTATACCGAAATCGACAAACCGGCCGAGCAGCGCCGAATTGCCATGCGCCACTTGGCAATGGACACAGCCAACCGCCCCTTCGAGCTTTGGCAAACCAAAGCGGATAAGATTCGCTATTGA
- the metA gene encoding homoserine O-succinyltransferase MetA, whose protein sequence is MPLVAHTALPTFQRLHEEGEEILSPDRASHQSIRELHVGLLNIMPDAALEATERQFFRLVGACNQIAQFHVHPFTITGLERGPEACAHIENYYESFEQIKRDGLDALIISGASVTHDRVQDEVFWGPLTEIFAWANQNVTSILCSCQATHALIQHCYGVERTRLPAKRWGVFSHRVIDRQHPLVAEINTRFDVPHSRFNEVFQRDMEKHGLKILVASETAGVHLAVSPDGFRIVFFQGHPEYDDISLLKEYKREVLRFYRGERDDYPPYPEHYFDTEVQRVLADYAEHVKAARHGGRELKAMPEAQIIEHLDITWRDSAKAVFNNWLGKVYQITNEDRRLPFMVGIDPNNPLNL, encoded by the coding sequence ATGCCGCTAGTTGCCCATACTGCTTTACCCACTTTTCAGCGCCTGCACGAAGAAGGCGAAGAAATTCTCAGCCCGGACCGCGCCAGCCACCAGTCGATACGCGAACTGCATGTCGGCTTGTTGAACATCATGCCCGACGCGGCGCTGGAAGCTACCGAGCGCCAGTTTTTCCGTTTGGTCGGCGCCTGTAACCAAATCGCCCAGTTTCATGTGCATCCGTTCACAATCACAGGATTGGAACGAGGCCCCGAGGCCTGTGCGCATATCGAAAATTATTACGAATCCTTCGAGCAAATCAAACGCGACGGTCTGGACGCGCTAATCATTAGCGGCGCCAGTGTCACCCATGACCGTGTGCAAGATGAAGTATTTTGGGGGCCGTTGACTGAAATTTTCGCGTGGGCCAACCAAAACGTTACGTCAATATTGTGTTCTTGTCAGGCGACCCATGCACTGATTCAGCATTGCTACGGCGTGGAACGCACGCGCCTGCCGGCCAAGCGTTGGGGCGTGTTCTCGCATAGGGTTATCGACAGGCAGCACCCTCTGGTCGCGGAAATCAATACCCGCTTCGATGTGCCGCATTCGCGCTTCAACGAAGTATTTCAGCGCGATATGGAAAAACACGGCTTGAAGATATTGGTAGCCAGCGAAACCGCCGGTGTGCATCTGGCCGTCAGTCCGGACGGCTTTCGCATCGTGTTCTTCCAGGGTCACCCCGAATACGACGACATCAGCCTGTTAAAGGAATACAAGCGCGAAGTGCTGAGGTTTTACCGTGGCGAGCGCGACGATTATCCGCCCTACCCCGAGCACTATTTCGATACCGAGGTACAACGCGTGCTGGCCGATTATGCAGAGCATGTCAAAGCAGCCAGACACGGTGGCAGAGAGCTGAAAGCCATGCCGGAAGCGCAGATCATCGAGCATCTGGACATTACCTGGCGGGACTCGGCCAAGGCGGTATTCAATAACTGGCTGGGCAAGGTCTATCAAATCACCAACGAAGATCGCCGCCTGCCGTTCATGGTCGGCATCGATCCCAACAACCCGCTGAACTTATAG
- the hslU gene encoding ATP-dependent protease ATPase subunit HslU, translated as MSEMTPREIVSELDKHIVGQASAKRSVAIALRNRWRRSQVSAELRDEITPKNILMIGPTGVGKTEIARRLARLANAPFIKIEATKFTEVGYVGRDVESIIRDLIDSAVKMTRVSAMERVQNRAADAAEEKVLDILLPAAEGGMLSESESPTRQKMRKKLREGDLDDKEIQIDVAAPAVGVEIMAPPGMEEMTSQLQGMFQNLGSGRTKSRKLKIKDALKLLQEEEAGKLVNEDEIKQSALEAVEQHGIVFLDEIDKICKRSEMGGGEVSREGVQRDLLPLVEGSTVTTKYGAIKTDHILFIASGAFHLTKPSDLIPELQGRFPIRVELNALSADDFVRILTEPDASLTEQYQALLKTEGVEVQFSADGIKRIAELGWQVNEKTENIGARRLHTILEKLLEDISFDAPDLVEKSINIDAAYVDAHLMELADDEDLSRYIL; from the coding sequence ATGAGTGAAATGACCCCCAGAGAAATCGTCAGCGAACTGGATAAACACATCGTCGGCCAGGCTTCGGCCAAACGCTCGGTGGCGATTGCTTTACGCAACCGCTGGCGCCGCAGCCAGGTCAGCGCCGAATTGCGCGACGAAATCACCCCGAAAAACATCTTGATGATAGGCCCCACCGGCGTCGGCAAAACCGAAATCGCCCGCCGCCTGGCCCGCTTGGCCAATGCGCCGTTCATCAAAATCGAAGCCACCAAATTCACCGAAGTGGGTTATGTCGGTCGCGACGTCGAGTCGATTATTCGCGACTTGATCGACAGCGCGGTGAAGATGACCCGCGTGTCGGCGATGGAGCGCGTACAAAACCGCGCAGCCGATGCCGCCGAGGAAAAAGTGCTGGATATTCTGTTACCGGCTGCGGAAGGCGGCATGTTGTCCGAATCCGAATCGCCCACCCGTCAGAAAATGCGTAAAAAACTGCGCGAAGGCGATCTGGACGACAAGGAAATTCAGATCGACGTCGCCGCACCGGCGGTGGGCGTGGAAATCATGGCGCCGCCGGGCATGGAAGAAATGACCAGCCAGTTGCAAGGTATGTTTCAAAACCTGGGCAGCGGCCGCACCAAATCCCGCAAACTGAAGATCAAGGACGCGTTGAAACTGTTGCAGGAAGAAGAGGCCGGCAAACTGGTCAACGAAGACGAAATCAAACAATCGGCGCTGGAAGCCGTGGAACAGCACGGCATCGTCTTCCTGGACGAGATCGACAAGATCTGCAAGCGCTCGGAAATGGGCGGCGGCGAAGTCTCCCGCGAAGGCGTGCAGCGCGATCTGCTGCCGTTGGTAGAAGGCAGCACCGTCACCACCAAGTATGGCGCGATCAAGACCGATCATATCCTGTTCATCGCCTCCGGCGCCTTCCATCTGACCAAACCGTCGGATTTGATTCCCGAGCTACAGGGACGCTTCCCGATTCGGGTGGAACTGAATGCCTTGAGCGCGGACGATTTCGTACGGATTCTGACCGAACCTGACGCTTCGCTGACCGAACAATATCAGGCTTTGCTGAAAACCGAAGGCGTCGAGGTGCAATTCAGCGCCGACGGTATCAAGCGCATCGCCGAACTGGGCTGGCAGGTCAACGAAAAAACCGAAAACATCGGTGCCCGCCGGTTGCACACCATCCTGGAAAAGTTGCTGGAGGATATTTCCTTCGACGCCCCGGACCTGGTCGAAAAGTCCATCAACATCGACGCCGCTTATGTCGACGCGCATCTGATGGAACTGGCCGACGACGAAGACCTTAGCCGCTACATCCTGTAA
- a CDS encoding ubiquinone biosynthesis accessory factor UbiJ, translating into MSGTVKSLFIATLETALNRYLTLDDHIEQYLTPMAGRVIAVHISSFDSSLYLCPSTQGIQILESYSGTVDATLSGSLSALGLMGLSATPMRSLFKGEVRIDGDSQLARSLQRLFEKLDINLEGKIARYTGDAFAQRLGKLFRGSRDWTQHSLTTFRMNLEEFLQEETRELPAKPEAEAFFRQIDTCRSDCDRLSARLDRLEASINHTSEPQ; encoded by the coding sequence ATGTCGGGCACCGTTAAATCATTATTTATCGCCACCCTCGAAACCGCGTTGAATCGGTATCTGACGCTGGACGATCATATCGAACAATACCTGACTCCAATGGCCGGTAGGGTCATCGCCGTACACATTTCCTCTTTCGATAGCAGCCTCTATCTCTGCCCAAGCACGCAAGGCATCCAGATTCTGGAAAGCTACTCCGGCACGGTCGATGCCACGTTGAGCGGCTCGCTGTCGGCCTTGGGCTTGATGGGCCTCAGCGCCACGCCGATGCGCTCGCTGTTCAAGGGCGAAGTGCGCATCGACGGCGACAGCCAATTGGCCCGCAGCCTGCAACGCCTGTTCGAAAAGTTGGATATCAACCTGGAAGGCAAAATTGCCCGTTATACCGGCGACGCCTTTGCCCAGCGCCTGGGCAAACTGTTTCGCGGCAGCCGCGACTGGACTCAACATAGTCTGACCACCTTCCGGATGAACCTGGAAGAATTTCTGCAGGAAGAAACCCGCGAGCTGCCAGCCAAACCAGAAGCCGAAGCGTTTTTTCGGCAAATCGATACCTGCCGTAGCGATTGCGACCGGCTCAGCGCCCGCCTCGACCGCCTGGAAGCCTCGATCAACCACACATCCGAGCCTCAATAA
- a CDS encoding DUF6763 family protein, whose protein sequence is MTTIADPVIGRWYKDLESNLTFKVVAIEGNDESIEVQFANGDLGEYDNESWYNSTIDYIEDPEDWSAPFDDVETDDLGYTDPDRHARPDAEDLDISDLLD, encoded by the coding sequence ATGACAACTATTGCAGATCCAGTGATAGGCCGCTGGTATAAAGACCTGGAAAGTAATCTCACCTTCAAGGTAGTGGCCATTGAAGGTAACGACGAATCGATCGAAGTACAGTTCGCCAATGGCGATTTGGGCGAATACGACAACGAATCTTGGTATAACTCCACCATCGACTATATCGAAGATCCGGAAGACTGGAGCGCACCATTCGACGATGTGGAAACCGACGATTTAGGCTATACCGACCCGGACCGCCATGCCCGTCCGGACGCGGAAGATTTGGACATTAGCGATTTGCTGGACTGA
- the hslV gene encoding ATP-dependent protease subunit HslV, producing MTNFRGTTILSVRRGDKVVIGGDGQVTLGNTVMKGNARKVRRLYHDKVIAGFAGATADAFTLFEHFEGKLEKHRGNLTRAAVEMAKDWRTDRALRKLEALLIIADSKVSLVISGTGDVIEPEHDFIAIGSGGAFAQSAARALLENTELSARDIVEKSLSIAADICIYTNHNLRIEELDAEPKPAEQE from the coding sequence ATGACGAATTTCAGAGGCACCACCATTCTTTCCGTCAGACGCGGCGACAAGGTCGTGATCGGCGGCGATGGCCAAGTCACCCTGGGCAACACCGTGATGAAGGGTAATGCCCGCAAAGTCAGACGCTTGTACCACGACAAAGTCATTGCCGGTTTCGCCGGCGCCACCGCCGACGCCTTCACACTATTCGAACATTTCGAAGGCAAACTGGAAAAACATCGCGGCAATCTGACCCGCGCCGCCGTGGAAATGGCCAAAGACTGGCGCACCGACCGTGCCTTGCGCAAGCTGGAAGCGCTGTTGATCATCGCCGACAGCAAAGTCTCGCTGGTGATTTCCGGCACCGGCGATGTGATCGAACCGGAACACGACTTTATCGCCATCGGCTCCGGCGGCGCCTTCGCGCAAAGCGCCGCGCGCGCCTTGTTGGAAAATACCGAACTCAGCGCCCGTGACATCGTCGAAAAATCGCTAAGCATTGCCGCCGATATCTGCATCTACACCAACCACAATCTGCGCATCGAAGAATTGGACGCCGAACCAAAACCGGCAGAGCAAGAGTAA
- the ubiB gene encoding ubiquinone biosynthesis regulatory protein kinase UbiB has product MIRPKILMRLIHINWVMMFHGLDEIVLKTHLLRPIRYIAFFSPNYWTSKAREPRGVRIRKTLEDLGPIYVKFGQTLSTRKDLLPEDIAEELVKLQDKVPPFPAETARKIIEQQLGQSIEEAFAEFDPQPLASASVAQVHTATLNSGEKVIVKVLRPDIEDKIHSDVGLLYELARLAERFWSDARRLRAMEIVAEFEKTILDELDLVREASNASAIRANFKNSEMLYIPEIHWPLTRRKVLVMERIYGIPVGDIEALRKGNADFKKLAERGVEIFFTQVFRDNFFHADMHPGNIFVQLPDKYLAVDFGIVGSLSNSDQRYLAENFLAFFNHDYRRVAQMHIESGWVPSTTRVEEFEAAIRSVCEPIFEKPLKDISFGLLLLRLFQTARRFDMVVQPQLVLLQKTLLNIEGLGRQLYPDLDLWQTAKPFLENWFKQRLGPSAKIKELLGKFPEIAEQLPEFPALVLQAVQSAAHMQQQIQHHQREMIQLRKQLHRNNARTLLAILSAAAMISAAVILQSPLLNG; this is encoded by the coding sequence GTGATTCGCCCGAAAATTCTGATGCGCCTCATCCACATCAACTGGGTGATGATGTTCCACGGCCTGGACGAGATCGTGTTAAAAACCCATTTATTGCGGCCGATTCGTTATATCGCCTTCTTTTCGCCGAATTATTGGACTAGCAAAGCCCGTGAACCGCGCGGCGTGCGTATCCGCAAAACCCTGGAAGACCTGGGGCCGATTTATGTGAAGTTCGGCCAAACCTTATCGACGCGCAAGGACTTGCTGCCGGAAGACATCGCCGAAGAACTGGTCAAGCTGCAAGACAAAGTGCCGCCGTTTCCCGCCGAAACCGCCCGCAAGATCATCGAACAACAGCTGGGTCAATCGATAGAAGAAGCTTTTGCCGAATTCGATCCGCAACCGCTGGCCTCGGCATCGGTCGCGCAAGTACATACCGCGACGTTGAACAGCGGTGAAAAAGTCATCGTTAAAGTATTACGTCCGGACATCGAAGACAAAATCCATTCCGATGTCGGCTTGCTTTACGAACTGGCGCGTCTGGCCGAGCGCTTCTGGAGCGATGCCCGCCGGCTGCGGGCGATGGAAATCGTCGCCGAATTCGAGAAAACCATCCTCGACGAACTGGATCTGGTGCGGGAAGCCTCCAACGCCAGCGCAATCCGCGCTAATTTCAAGAATTCCGAGATGCTCTACATCCCGGAAATCCACTGGCCGCTAACCCGCCGCAAAGTGTTGGTGATGGAACGCATTTACGGCATTCCCGTCGGCGATATCGAGGCCTTGCGCAAAGGCAATGCCGATTTCAAAAAGCTCGCGGAGCGCGGTGTGGAGATTTTCTTTACCCAGGTATTCCGTGACAATTTTTTCCATGCCGACATGCATCCCGGCAATATTTTTGTGCAATTGCCGGACAAATACCTGGCGGTGGATTTCGGCATCGTCGGCAGCCTGTCCAATTCGGACCAGCGTTATCTGGCCGAAAACTTTCTGGCGTTTTTTAACCACGATTACCGCCGCGTCGCCCAAATGCATATCGAATCCGGCTGGGTGCCGAGTACGACGCGGGTAGAAGAATTCGAAGCGGCGATCCGTAGCGTTTGCGAGCCGATTTTCGAAAAGCCGTTGAAAGATATTTCCTTTGGCCTGCTGCTGCTAAGACTGTTCCAGACCGCCCGTCGTTTCGACATGGTCGTGCAACCGCAGTTGGTGTTGCTGCAAAAAACCCTGCTGAACATCGAAGGCCTGGGCCGCCAGCTTTATCCGGATCTGGATTTGTGGCAAACCGCCAAACCGTTCCTGGAAAACTGGTTCAAACAGCGACTGGGGCCATCGGCCAAAATCAAGGAACTGCTGGGTAAATTCCCCGAAATCGCCGAGCAGTTGCCGGAATTCCCAGCGCTGGTATTGCAGGCCGTACAAAGCGCCGCGCATATGCAGCAACAGATACAGCACCATCAGCGCGAGATGATCCAGTTACGCAAGCAATTGCACAGAAATAACGCCCGTACCCTGTTAGCAATCCTCAGCGCGGCGGCGATGATAAGCGCCGCGGTGATATTGCAATCGCCACTTCTCAACGGCTAA
- a CDS encoding Uma2 family endonuclease has protein sequence MALKQSQHYISETEYLAGEMVSDIKHELIDGEAYAMAGASRNHNLLVSNTVRIFGNHLQDGPCATFSSDLKIKAATNFFYPDVMVVCADENGDEYYTEKPTIIVEVLSKATRRMDKSTKLAAYKALPSLQEYLLIEQDFVDVEILRRSTHWLSEHYFLGDSLTLESIDLTVAVSDLYQRVNNEDMQEFLQQQVQ, from the coding sequence ATGGCTCTGAAACAGTCTCAGCATTACATCAGCGAAACCGAATATTTGGCGGGCGAAATGGTTAGCGATATCAAGCACGAATTGATCGACGGTGAAGCCTATGCCATGGCCGGCGCCAGCCGTAACCATAATTTATTGGTCAGCAATACCGTGCGAATATTCGGCAATCATTTGCAAGACGGCCCCTGCGCCACCTTTTCCTCCGATTTAAAAATCAAGGCTGCGACTAATTTTTTTTATCCCGACGTGATGGTGGTCTGCGCCGATGAAAACGGCGACGAGTACTACACCGAAAAACCTACCATTATCGTCGAAGTGTTATCCAAAGCCACCCGGCGTATGGATAAATCCACCAAACTGGCGGCCTATAAAGCCTTGCCCAGCCTGCAAGAATATTTGCTGATCGAACAGGATTTTGTCGATGTCGAAATCTTACGCCGCTCGACTCACTGGCTGTCGGAACACTACTTCCTCGGCGACAGCCTTACCCTGGAATCAATAGACCTAACCGTGGCAGTCAGCGACTTGTACCAACGCGTCAATAACGAAGACATGCAAGAGTTTCTGCAACAACAGGTACAGTGA
- a CDS encoding ATPase: MKMTPQQFLDWESKSITLLAMSGAGKTTLSAKLPKDKWFHYSGDYRIGTKYLEEPILDNIKQQAMGVPFLRDLLKSDSIYICSNITVENLAPVSSFLGKIGDPAKGGLSLSEFKRRQALHHQAEIAAMNDVPDFIHKAETIYGYKHFINDAGGSVCELDCPEVLENLAKHTLIVYIKIPPTLEQTIIDRAKQEPKPLYYRPEFVDEKLTQFMREHSYNSTDQIPPDEFVSWVFPELFKARVPRYEAIAAQYGYTISADETAKVNNEDDFIRLIAEAIARQQS, encoded by the coding sequence ATGAAAATGACTCCCCAACAATTTTTGGACTGGGAATCCAAGAGCATTACCCTGCTGGCCATGTCCGGCGCCGGCAAGACTACGCTGTCCGCCAAGTTGCCCAAGGACAAATGGTTTCACTACTCCGGCGATTACCGGATAGGCACCAAATATCTGGAAGAACCGATTCTGGACAACATCAAGCAACAAGCGATGGGCGTACCATTTTTGCGCGATTTGCTTAAATCAGACTCGATCTACATTTGCAGCAATATCACCGTGGAAAACTTGGCACCGGTCTCCAGTTTTCTAGGCAAGATCGGCGATCCGGCCAAGGGCGGCCTGTCGCTGAGCGAATTCAAACGTCGCCAAGCCTTGCATCATCAAGCGGAAATCGCCGCGATGAACGACGTGCCTGATTTTATTCATAAAGCCGAAACGATCTACGGCTACAAACATTTCATCAATGACGCCGGCGGCAGCGTTTGCGAATTAGACTGCCCAGAGGTGCTGGAAAATCTGGCCAAACACACGCTGATTGTCTACATCAAAATTCCACCGACGCTGGAACAAACCATCATCGACCGCGCCAAGCAAGAGCCAAAGCCACTGTATTACCGGCCAGAGTTCGTCGACGAAAAGCTGACGCAGTTCATGCGGGAGCACAGCTATAATTCCACCGATCAGATTCCGCCCGACGAGTTCGTCAGCTGGGTGTTTCCGGAGCTATTCAAAGCCAGGGTGCCACGCTACGAAGCGATTGCCGCTCAATACGGCTACACCATCAGCGCCGACGAAACCGCCAAAGTCAACAACGAAGACGATTTCATTCGTCTGATTGCCGAGGCGATTGCCCGGCAACAATCCTGA